The following coding sequences are from one Vulpes vulpes isolate BD-2025 chromosome 12, VulVul3, whole genome shotgun sequence window:
- the LOC112923029 gene encoding protein NipSnap homolog 3A-like, whose translation MLVLRSRLAAALAARTLAPQVCSSFAMGPRQYDGTFYEFRTYCLKPSKMNEFLENVKKNIHLRTAQSELVGFWSVEFGGQMNKVFHIWKYDNFAHRTEVRKAVAKNKEWQQQCVIPNLALIDEQETEITYLVPWCKLEKPTKEGVYELVIFQLKPGGPALWGDAFKRAINAHMDLGYSKLVGVFHTEYGALNRVHVLWWNESADSRAAGRHQSHEDPRVVAAVRESVNYLVSQQNMLLIPTSFSPLK comes from the exons GTGTGCTCATCTTTTGCTATGGGGCCCAGACAATATGATGGAACATTCTATGAATTTCGTACTTATTGCCTTAAGCCCTCAAAGATGAATGAGTTTCTGGAAAACGTTAAGAAGAACATACATCTTCGGACAGCTCAATCTGAACTGGTTGGATTCTGGAGTGTAGAATTTGGAGGCCAAATGAATAAAGTATTTCATATTTGGAAGTATG ATAATTTTGCTCATCGGACTGAAGTTCGGAAAGCGGTGGCCAAAAATAAGGAATGGCAACAACAATGTGTCATTCCAAATCTGGCTCTCATAGATGAACAAGAGACTGAGATTACTTACTTGGTGCCATGGTGCAAGTTAGAAAAGCCTACAAAAGAAG GAGTCTATGAACTGGTTATTTTTCAATTGAAGCCAGGTGGGCCAGCTCTGTGGGGTGATGCATTTAAAAGGGCAATTAATGCCCACATGGATCTAGGCTACTCAAAACTGGTTGGAGTGTTCCACACAGAATATGGAGCACTCAACAGAG TTCATGTTCTTTGGTGGAATGAGAGTGCAGATAGTCGTGCAGCTGGGAGACATCAGTCTCATGAGGATCCCAGGGTTGTGGCAGCCG ttCGAGAGAGTGTCAATTACCTCGTGTCTCAGCAGAATATGCTTCTGATTCCTACATCATTTTCACCTTTGAAATAG